The sequence GATTCTAGACTTTGCATTTTCAATCACTCCAAAAAATTAAGATTAGTGAGAACGATTTTAACTCTAAGTTGCTTTACCCTCGCCAAGCCACTCTCGTTTTAAGATGGCGTACTGATATGTGTTTTCATAGCGGGGCGAGCCATCAGGATTATTTATGAATGAGATAAATTCAAGAAACAGACCTTCTCGCCTCATTCCCAAACGATCGCAAAGCCTTTGGGAGGGGAGGTTATCCTCTTCAACATAAGCATAAATCCTCCTTGCGCCACCCCGAAAAAGCTCCTCTATAGCGGCCTTAACCGCTTCGGTTGCATACCCTTTTCCGCCATAATTCAGATTAAAATTCCATCCGATGCTATAGGTGTCTGGCTCCTCTTTGACCCAAAACACCTCCCCGATAAGCCACTCTGCATTCTTCAAGCATACCGCATAAAAATCACCCTGATCAGACTGACCTTGCCTCTCTCGAATCTTTCTTAGAGCCTCGTCATAAGAGTTGATCTTTTCGTCCAAAAAACATCGAACAGGAGGATTGGCAAGATAGTCATAGAGTCTCTCCGCGTCTCTCTCTTCAAAGTCACGAATCACTAGCCTATCGGTTTCTATGCGCATGGCAAAAGCCTTTTTATGAAGATACACGGAGAGTGTTTTGCATCGCCTTCGCCTCTTGCGCACTTCTTTTGGCGCTCACTATAGGAGCAAGATAGCGCTCTTTTAGCCCCTCCCACCGCTCCTCACTGCTCCAGTTTTGAGTAGAGATTCCCCTTAATTCAGGAATCCAGCGCTTCACATACTCTCCCTTGGGGTCAAATTTGAGGCTTTGGGTGTAGGGATTAAAGATGCGGAAAAAAGGCTGAGCATCCGCCCCGCTCCCCGCACACCACTGCCAATTACCGGCATTTTGAGCCACATCATAATCCAAAAGCTTGGAGGCAAAGTAGCGCTCGCCCCAACTCCAATGGAGGTGAAGATTCTTAGTGAGGAACGAGGCACAGACCATCCGCGCCCGATTATGCATGAACCCCGTGTGATTGAGCTCCCTCATGCCCGCATCCACAAGCGGCACTCCGCACTCTCCTTTTTGCCATCGCTCCAAGCGCTCTTGAGATTCGCTCCACCTCATCTGCATGGGCTTAAAATCCTCTCGCTCACTATGAGGGAAGTGATAGAGGAGCATCGCATAAAACTCCCTCCAAAGAATCTGACGATAAAAAGGAGCGACCTTGATTCCCTCTTCTTGCCACACCTTGAGTCTTCTTATAACCTCTCTCACCCCTAGCGTGCCAAAGCGCAAAAAGAGCGATAGCCCCGAAGTGGCCTCGGCTTCAAGAGAGTCTCGATCCAAGGCATAACGCGTGATCTTGGATGAAAACTCCTCCAGCCTCTTTTGGGGAAGAAT comes from Wolinella succinogenes DSM 1740 and encodes:
- a CDS encoding GNAT family N-acetyltransferase, with the protein product MRIETDRLVIRDFEERDAERLYDYLANPPVRCFLDEKINSYDEALRKIRERQGQSDQGDFYAVCLKNAEWLIGEVFWVKEEPDTYSIGWNFNLNYGGKGYATEAVKAAIEELFRGGARRIYAYVEEDNLPSQRLCDRLGMRREGLFLEFISFINNPDGSPRYENTYQYAILKREWLGEGKAT
- a CDS encoding cryptochrome/photolyase family protein, with product MKSLIWFRRDLRLEDNRTFEQASGEVLPLFIFDSHLLSPLPKEDRRVGYIYGEVMRLKSELRARGLDLAIFYGEPLKILSRLKEQGFSRLFASQDYDSYALSRDEAARELLDCRFVLDNYLFDPNEVLKKEGSPYTIFSAYYNQSLKILSEGHYAKGLDLPKKLAPYPIPAPPSLESMGFSPLPLLESLKILPQKRLEEFSSKITRYALDRDSLEAEATSGLSLFLRFGTLGVREVIRRLKVWQEEGIKVAPFYRQILWREFYAMLLYHFPHSEREDFKPMQMRWSESQERLERWQKGECGVPLVDAGMRELNHTGFMHNRARMVCASFLTKNLHLHWSWGERYFASKLLDYDVAQNAGNWQWCAGSGADAQPFFRIFNPYTQSLKFDPKGEYVKRWIPELRGISTQNWSSEERWEGLKERYLAPIVSAKRSAQEAKAMQNTLRVSS